Genomic segment of Mycolicibacterium psychrotolerans:
TTCGGACCCAACGCCGTCGGCACCGCCGAGCTGATCCGCATGGCGCTGACCACCCGGCAGAAGCCGTTCGCCTACGTCTCGACCATCGGTGTCGGCGCGGGCATCGAGCCGGGCCGGTTCGTCGAGGACGGCGACATCCGGCAGATCAGTGCGACCCGGCGGGTCGACGACAGTTACGCCAACGGCTACGGCAACAGCAAGTGGGCCGGTGAGGTGTTGCTGCGCGAGGCCCACGACCTGTGCGGGCTGCCGGTGTCGGTGTTCCGCTGCGACATGATCCTGGCCGACACCACCTACGCCGGCCAGCTCAATCTGCCGGACATGTTCACCCGGCTGATGTTCAGCCTGGTCGCGACCGGCGTCGCCCCCGAGTCGTTCTATCAACTCGGCGACGACGGCAGCCGCCCGCGGGCGCACTACGACGGGCTCCCGGTCGAGTTCATCGCCGAGGCGATCTCGACCCTCGGCGCCGCCGTGGGAGAGGACTCGGACAGCGGGTTCGAGACCTATCACGTGATGAACCCCTACGACGACGGAATCGGGCTCGATGAGTTCGTCGACTGGCTGATCGAGGCGGGCTACCCGGTGCAGCGCATCGGCGACTACGCCACCTGGCTGCAGAGATTCACCGCGGCGATCAACGCCCTCCCCGAGCGCAAGCGACAGGCGTCACTGCTGCCGCTTCTGCACAACTACCAGCACCCGGAGTTCCCGATCCGGGGCTCCATCGCGCCGACGGATCGGTTCCGGACGGCGGTGCAGGAGGCCAAGATCGGGCCGGACAAGGACATCCCGCACGTGACGCGCGAGGTCGTCGTCAAGTACGTCACCGACCTCGAACTGCTCGGGCTGCTCTGACGGTCAGTGGTGCGTCAGGGTGCGGTCGCGGCGGCCACGGAACATGTTGCGCAGGCCGCGCCGACGCGGTGCCCGCTGCTGCTGCGGATCGATCACCTCGGTGGGTGTTCCGCCCACCGGAGTGGTCGCCGTCGCGGGAGCGGTGTGGGTCACGGGCACCGGACCTGTGTGCGCCGGCGTGTCGACGGCGGCGGCCCGGCCGACGTATTCGACGTCGCGGACACTGCGCACCGACACCCGGCCCAACGCGAGAGCGCCGAGGAAGATGATCAGCGCACCCAAGCCGTAGAAGTAGGTCAGGTCCAGCCAGACCCGCTTGGTCTCCTCCGACGCCACCGGGGAGCCGGCATCGCCGAGCCCGAGGGGACCGGCCAGCGCGCGGCCGATCACGAACCATGCGCCGGCCGCCACGGTCAGCCACCCACCCAGCATCGCGGTCGCGCGGTTACGGGAGGTCATCAGCAGCAGGCCGCCGATGACGGTGACGACACCGGGCAACACCTCGAGCCAACCTCGGCCGGTGGTCCAGATCCACGGCTGATCCGGGGTGAAGGCGAAGTCGAAGTTCGGCCCGATGAACGGGATGAGCGCACCCCAGATCCCGAGCAGAACGAGTAGGAGACCACTCGCCGCGCCGCGGCTGCGGGCGATGGTCATGCGGCCGCCCCGGGGGCGGTCCGCGCGCTGAGATCCGATCATGATGCCTCCTTGTGACGTGCGCACAGGAGTACCCCGGCGACAGCGGGCGTAATCGACGGCCGGGTCACCCGCCCCGGCGCACCGCGTCGACCACCCGCAGGATGGCGTCTGCCACCGCGGCGGGCTGGTACAGCATCACGTTGTGACCGCTGCCGGGCACGACCTCCGGCGCGGTGCCCAACGCAGCCGCCAGCATCTCGTTGGCCGTGTGGACCTGCGCCTGCGTGTAGTTGTCCGGGGTGAGCTGCTCGGGCGGCGGAAACCGGTCGGCGATCAGCACAGCGGCGGGTACCCGCGGCAACGGCGGAGCGGCGGCGACCTGCGCGAACGACTGCTCCATCAGGACGCCTTCGCTGTCCGGGCCCTTGTCGCGGGAATCGGCGAAGAACGCGGCGTTCTGCGCGGGAGTGCCCACGCCAGGGAGGAACTCCGAGGTCGGCTCGGCGAACACCAACCCGGCGACGAGGTCCGGGTGCTCGCGGGCCAGGAGGTCCAGGACGAGCCCGCCGTAGGAGTGCGCCACGAACACCAGCGGCTCGGGCAGGTCCGCGGCCGAGATCAGCGCGACGACGTCGTCGACATCCTGCTGCGCGGTGTGCGGTTGCGGCACCGCGGTGGAACGGTGCGCGCCGTCCGGGCGGGTGCCGGGCCGGTCGTACGCGCACACCCGGGTCGTGCGGGCCACCGTCGGCTGGGTGGCCGCGGCACTGGCGACCAGCTGCGCCCGGTCGATGACATCGAAGGACGACGATCGGACCGGGTCGTCGGTGGGGACCACGTAGTTCCACACCTCGGCGTAGCTGCCCAGGCCGGGAATGACGAACACGGTCGGGCTGCCGTCACCCTGACAGTCCAGGAACAGCGTGCGCCCGCCGCCGATGTCGACCGGACCGGGCCGGGCGTCGCCGGGATCACCCGAGGCCCGGGCACATCCGGGCATCGAGAGCAGCAGCGCCACCAGCGCGGCGATCCGGCGCCACGTCACCTGCGTGACGCTACAGCGCCCCGTCCACCACCAGCAGCACTATCGCGATCAGCGGCAAGGTGCCCTGGATGACGGCCGCGCGGGCCTTGTCACGAGCGGCGACGAGCAGCACGACGGCCGCTGCCAGCATCGATCCCAGCCCGGCATAGAGCAGGGCCGCGCCGACGGCGTGCGCTCCGAGCGCGGTCGCGACGATGCCCGCGCCCGTCACGATCGCCAGAAAAAGGTTGTAGAAGCCCTGGTTGAAGGCCAGCAGGCGGGTGGTCTGGGCCTCCTCCTCCGTGGTGCCGAACACCGCACGGGTGCGCGGCGACGTCCACGTGAAGGACTCCATCACGAAGATGTAGACGTGCAGCAGCGCGGCCAGCGCGGCGACGATCAGGGAAACGGTGGTCATCACCCGAACAATCCTTGCTGACCAAGGCCGATGACGCCGCTGGGCGGGGTCATTCCCAGATGCGTCCAGGCCAGGGCCGTCGCCACCCGGCCCCGCGGCGTGCGCGCGATCATGCCGGCGCGCACCAGGAACGGCTCGCACACCTCCTCGACCGTGGTGGCCTCTTCTCCCACCGCCACCGCGAGCGTCGACACCCCCACCGGTCCGCCGCCGAAGCTGCGGGTCAGCGCCGAGAGCACGGCCCGGTCGAGCCGGTCCAGCCCGAGCTCGTCGACGTCGTAGACCTCCAACGCGTACTTGGCGATGTCGCGGGTGATCACCCCGTCGGCACGGACCTCGGCGTAGTCACGCACCCGGCGGAGCAGCCGGTTGGCGATGCGCGGCGTGCCGCGGGAGCGCCGGGCGATCTCAGCGCCGGCGTCGGCGCCCAGCTCGATGCCCAGGATGCCTGCCGAGCGGGTCAGCACCCGCTCCAGTTCCGACGGTTCGTAGAAGTCCATGTGCGCGGTGAAGCCGAACCGGTCCCGCAACGGTCCGGTCAGCGCGCCCGACCGGGTGGTTGCACCGACGAGCGTGAACGGCGCGACCTCCAGAGGAATCGACGTCGCGCCCGGGCCCTTGCCCACGACGACGTCGACGCGGAAGTCCTCCATCGCGAGGTAGAGCATCTCCTCGGCCGGGCGTGCGATGCGGTGGATCTCGTCGATGAACAACACGTCGTGCTCGACGAGATTGGACAGCATCGCGGCCAGATCACCGGCCCGTTCCAGCGCGGGGCCGGACGTCACGCGCAGCGACGAACCGAGCTCGGCCGCGATGATCATCGCCAGCGACGTCTTGCCCAGCCCCGGCGGACCGGACAGCAGGATGTGGTCGGGCGTGCCTCCGCGGTTCTTGGCGCCCTCGATGACGAGCTGGAGCTGCTCGCGCACGCGGGGCTGGCCGATGAACTCCCCCAGCGACCGCGGCCGCAGGCTGGCGTCGATGTCGCCTTCGCCGACAGTCAGCGCCGCCGAAACCTCGCGCTCGGCGGACACCTCCGGGGGTTCGTCGTTTTCGAAGCGGCCCATCACTTCTTCCCCAGCATCGACAGCGCCGACCGCAGCGCACCGGAGGTCGTCGCCTCCGGATCGTTGGCGAGCACCTTGTCGGTGGCCTCCTCGG
This window contains:
- a CDS encoding alpha/beta fold hydrolase, with translation MTWRRIAALVALLLSMPGCARASGDPGDARPGPVDIGGGRTLFLDCQGDGSPTVFVIPGLGSYAEVWNYVVPTDDPVRSSSFDVIDRAQLVASAAATQPTVARTTRVCAYDRPGTRPDGAHRSTAVPQPHTAQQDVDDVVALISAADLPEPLVFVAHSYGGLVLDLLAREHPDLVAGLVFAEPTSEFLPGVGTPAQNAAFFADSRDKGPDSEGVLMEQSFAQVAAAPPLPRVPAAVLIADRFPPPEQLTPDNYTQAQVHTANEMLAAALGTAPEVVPGSGHNVMLYQPAAVADAILRVVDAVRRGG
- a CDS encoding DUF1304 domain-containing protein, with the translated sequence MTTVSLIVAALAALLHVYIFVMESFTWTSPRTRAVFGTTEEEAQTTRLLAFNQGFYNLFLAIVTGAGIVATALGAHAVGAALLYAGLGSMLAAAVVLLVAARDKARAAVIQGTLPLIAIVLLVVDGAL
- the ruvB gene encoding Holliday junction branch migration DNA helicase RuvB, producing the protein MGRFENDEPPEVSAEREVSAALTVGEGDIDASLRPRSLGEFIGQPRVREQLQLVIEGAKNRGGTPDHILLSGPPGLGKTSLAMIIAAELGSSLRVTSGPALERAGDLAAMLSNLVEHDVLFIDEIHRIARPAEEMLYLAMEDFRVDVVVGKGPGATSIPLEVAPFTLVGATTRSGALTGPLRDRFGFTAHMDFYEPSELERVLTRSAGILGIELGADAGAEIARRSRGTPRIANRLLRRVRDYAEVRADGVITRDIAKYALEVYDVDELGLDRLDRAVLSALTRSFGGGPVGVSTLAVAVGEEATTVEEVCEPFLVRAGMIARTPRGRVATALAWTHLGMTPPSGVIGLGQQGLFG